One Triticum dicoccoides isolate Atlit2015 ecotype Zavitan chromosome 5B, WEW_v2.0, whole genome shotgun sequence genomic window carries:
- the LOC119309834 gene encoding disease resistance protein Pik-2-like, translating into MELVVGASEATMKSLLGKLGGLLSQEYTLIRGVNGDLQYINDELRTMQSFLRAVGKGHGHGHDDLMDDWMKQIRDITYDIEDCIDDSADRLHGLRSDVCCYFLVNSMYEVLTWWPRRDVASRISVLKMRAQQIGERRNRYGVNNPETGAGGAPTGTRSIGFDAADNQEESLQLVALKGPVGVEEHMRELEKPVTCIVGFGGVGKTAIATALYRRFGDKFHHRAMVTVSQISDLGGILRSIDGQVRPQASNEKQQSSSAESGITAAIKGVRGHISRGTSTVMAKCCGGAGIPEEDRAKLDLLKKDLKEHFKENSYLILIDDVWSATTLDNIINALPENKDSRIIVTTRFHAVATTRRGEGDIRRVKGLGDEQSEKLFWQAFLESKGSEDAIRHDPLDGDKPAELPNQAVSEPDGSKDVIPDKVWKMCGGLPLAIVIMAGYVACNSRKSEKEWLDLCSSIFPESGKDRAKAGAKELTQEEVGKIISHCYNDMPAEIKTCSLYLSIFPKGHRISRKRLTRRWIAEGFVCEKQGLSVEDVAETYFNHLIRRKIIRAAEHSSNGKVKKCVVHDMVLEHIVAKASEENFITVVGGSWVMQPPTSKVRRLSLQGSDSKRSKDTEKMNLSHVRSVTMFGSLNNQLPSRSFKFGIVQVLDLEGCTGFKQHHTEEICKMLHVKYLSLRKTDIKKLPERIRKLKNLETLDIRGTNVVELPNTICQLERLVNILGGDKTTRVALKLPEELKKKKMKALRILSGIEIAGGSADFHHLTELRKLAIYKLKATKNDPSFKELSSSIEYLGGYSLQTLVIDDESSEFIKSLDDLSSPPKFLVALELSGKIVKLPCWTKQLSSLKKLTLSITALRTDNLKQLSDLEALFSLSFSFSFRAEKQDPETLTILAKNKLLPCCGGEITVPDGGFKSLKLLCFSAPLLPSLIFSGQAMPELERLELRFNILEGLFGAENLAKLKEVHLTLDDKAGEGITTEIVSEMESAMKRSGGKTPQIILHQ; encoded by the exons ATGGAGCTTGTGGTGGGCGCGTCGGAGGCGACGATGAAGTCCCTCCTGGGCAAGCTGGGGGGCCTTCTCTCCCAGGAGTACACCCTGATCAGGGGAGTCAACGGCGACCTCCAGTACATCAACGACGAGCTACGCACCATGCAGTCCTTCCTCCGTGCCGTCGGCAagggccacggccacggccacgaCGACCTGATGGACGACTGGATGAAGCAGATCCGCGACATCACCTACGACATTGAAGACTGCATCGACGACTCTGCCGACCGCCTCCACGGCCTGCGCTCCGACGTCTGCTGCTACTTCCTCGTCAACAGCATGTACGAGGTCCTCACGTGGTGGCCTCGCCGCGACGTCGCCAGCCGGATCTCCGTCCTCAAGATGCGGGCGCAGCAGATCGGCGAGCGGCGCAACCGCTACGGCGTCAACAACCCGGAGACCGGCGCCGGCGGAGCCCCTACGGGCACTCGCAGTATTGGATTCGACGCCGCTGACAACCAGGAGGAGAGCCTGCAGCTTGTGGCGTTGAAGGGCCCGGTGGGGGTGGAGGAGCACATGCGGGAGCTGGAGAAGCCGGTGACCTGCATCGTGGGGTTCGGCGGGGTGGGTAAGACCGCCATTGCAACAGCCCTGTACAGGAGATTTGGGGACAAATTCCACCACCGGGCCATGGTTACGGTGTCTCAGATCTCAGACCTGGGGGGCATTCTCAGAAGCATCGACGGTCAAgtcaggccgcaggcaagcaatgAGAAGCAGCAAAGCAGCTCAGCGGAGAGCGGTATCACAGCAGCCATCAAAGGTGTACGGGGACACATCAGCCGAGGCACGTCGACCGTCATGGCCAAGTGCTGCGGCGGCGCCGGCATCCCTGAGGAAGACAGGGCAAAGCTGGATCTACTCAAGAAAGACCTCAAGGAGCACTTCAAGGAAAACAG TTACTTGATCTTAATTGATGATGTGTGGTCTGCAACAACACTGGACAATATTATAAATGCACTTCCCGAAAATAAAGACAGCAGAATAATAGTTACTACACGGTTTCATGCTGTTGCTACAACACGAAGAGGAGAAGGTGACATTCGTAGAGTTAAAGGTCTTGGTGATGAGCAATCTGAGAAGTTATTTTGGCAGGCTTTCTTGGAGTCCAAAGGAAGTGAAGATGCTATTAGACATGATCCCCTTGATGGTGACAAACCCGCTGAATTACCTAACCAAGCTGTCTCTGAACCTGACGGTAGCAAAGATGTTATTCCAGATAAGGTTTGGAAGATGTGTGGAGGGTTGCCGTTGGCCATAGTTATCATGGCTGGTTATGTGGCCTGCAATTCACGCAAATCGGAGAAGGAATGGTTGGATCTTTGCAGTTCCATATTTCCAGAGTCTGGAAAAGATCGTGCGAAAGCTGGTGCGAAAGAGCTTACCCAGGAAGAAGTGGGAAAGATCATTAGCCATTGCTATAATGACATGCCTGCTGAAATCAAGACTTGCTCACTGTATTTGAGCATATTTCCGAAGGGCCACAGAATCAGCAGGAAGCGTTTGACAAGGCGATGGATAGCCGAAGGTTTCGTCTGTGAAAAGCAGGGGTTGAGTGTGGAAGATGTCGCAGAGACATATTTCAATCATCTCATAAGGAGGAAGATCATCCGAGCAGCAGAGCACAGCAGTAATGGCAAGGTGAAGAAGTGCGTAGTCCACGACATGGTTCTTGAGCACATCGTAGCAAAGGCAAGTGAAGAGAACTTCATCACTGTGGTTGGCGGCAGTTGGGTCATGCAGCCTCCTACCAGCAAGGTCCGTCGGTTGTCCCTCCAAGGCAGCGATTCCAAGCGTTCAAAGGATACTGAGAAGATGAACTTATCTCATGTCCGGTCAGTAACCATGTTTGGGAGTTTGAATAACCAGCTACCTTCTCGTTCATTCAAATTTGGAATTGTACAGGTCCTGGACCTTGAAGGCTGCACGGGTTTCAAACAACACCATACAGAGGAGATATGCAAAATGCTTCATGTCAAGTATCTCAGCCTTCGAAAAACTGACATTAAAAAGCTCCCTGAGAGGATTAGAAAGCTTAAGAACCTTGAGACTCTGGACATAAGGGGGACAAATGTTGTTGAGTTGCCTAACACCATATGCCAGCTTGAACGGCTAGTTAACATACTTGGTGGGGATAAAACAACACGGGTGGCATTGAAACTTCCTgaagagttgaagaagaagaaaatgaaggccCTTCGCATACTCTCAGGGATTGAAATTGCTGGGGGGTCTGCGGACTTCCATCATTTGACTGAGCTGAGGAAGCTTGCCATCTACAAGCTTAAAGCCACAAAGAATGATCCGAGTTTCAAAGAGTTGAGCTCCTCTATTGAGTACCTTGGTGGCTACTCTCTACAGACCCTCGTGATTGACGATGAGTCATCCGAGTTTATTAAATCACTGGATGATCTGTCATCCCCTCCGAAATTCCTCGTTGCCCTCGAGTTATCTGGCAAGATAGTTAAGCTCCCCTGCTGGACCAAACAACTCAGTTCTCTCAAGAAGTTGACCCTTTCAATAACAGCTCTCCGGACAGATAACTTGAAGCAGCTTAGCGATCTGGAGGCACTGTTTTCTCTCAGCTTTTCATTTTCATTTAGAGCAGAAAAACAGGACCCGGAAACACTGACCATTCTTGCAAAAAACAAGCTGTTGCCCTGCTGCGGAGGGGAGATCACAGTTCCAGATGGAGGATTTAAGAGCCTTAAACTCCTCTGCTTCTCTGCTCCTCTCTTGCCATCACTGATCTTCTCAGGACAAGCCATGCCGGAGCTGGAAAGGCTTGAGCTACGGTTTAACATACTGGAGGGCCTTTTTGGTGCGGAAAATCTTGCAAAGCTCAAAGAGGTGCATTTGACGTTGGACGACAAGGCCGGGGAAGGAATTACCACGGAGATAGTAAGCGAGATGGAGAGTGCAATGAAGAGGAGTGGTGGCAAGACGCCGCAGATCATCCTTCATCAGTGA